A window of [Ruminococcus] lactaris ATCC 29176 genomic DNA:
CCGGTATACCCATTTTTCCCTCTTGTCATTTCTGTGCTTAAAAGCATGATCTGAAGTACCTGCAGATTTTCCCAGTGCATATTTCCGTGAAAAATCCCAAAATACCATAACATGAATATTATAGGGGAAAAAAGGAATTTTGACAACGGCTTTTTCACCTTTCATCATTCCGGCTATTCAAAAATTATTTCTTATTTTCCGATCTTTTCAGGCAGATGGACACGACTTCAGGCTGATTAAAAAGCCGGATATTGATTGTATGCGTTCCAAGTCCACGGCTGACAATGATGGTCTGTTCTCCTTCTTTCGTCATTTCACCAGAGTATTTTGGAAAAAGGAAGGCTTGTGGGGTGATTACTCCACCAATTCCGGGAAGTCGCATCACTCCACCGTGGAGATGACCGGATAAAATAAGATCAGCCCCCCATCCTTTATAAGCATTCATATAAGCTGGATTATGGGCAAGTAAAATGCGGTAAACTGAATCTTCAGTAACCGAAACACTATCTTTATGGAGATATTCTGCAATATCAGAAGCCCGGATCGGAAGCTTTTTCAGCTTTTTATACGATGCGGATGGAAGTTCCACACCCGAAATTTCCAGGAGAACCGTTCCTGCTTCAATCCGGCAGCTTCCATTTTCCAAAAAAAGAACACCCCTGTCTTTCAACTGTTGCCGGTAGTCGGCATAGGAAGCTTGATAGATCTCAGGGTTTTCCCTCATACGCTGCTCGTGGTTTCCTGTCGCGTAAAGCACCGGAGCAATTTGGGGTAACTGACTGGTAAAATCAAGTGCAATATCATAGGAGGCATCTTCCTTGCCGACGAGCATATCTCCACCGATTAAAATCAGGTCCGGCTTTTCATTGCGGATAGCCTGTAGCAGAGGTTCATTTTTCTCACCATAAACCCGATTATGAAGATCACTTAGAAAAATCAGATTCAGATCCCTGCTGAATCCTTTAAATTTTTGTGATTCAATCGTGTAGTGAGTTACCCGGAAATGATGGAGTTCCCGATAAATCTCCAATCCAAGCAGTCCCCCTGCGATCAGAATAAAAAGAAAAATAATCATTGGTATATTCATAAATGTCTCACTCTCCTGTCTCTGCATCCCGGCAGCAGATAAAATGATTATAAATCACATTCCCTTTCGAGGACAAGAAAAATATAAAGATTCTCTGGCAGAGTTTCCCGGAAAATATGATAAGTATTCTTTATAGTGCAATCCAGTAAAGAGCTTTTCTCAGATAATCAAAGAATCCTGCTTTCTTAACGGTTTCTTCAGCCAGAAGATTCACACTGCCGATTTCTTTTTCGTCTAAATAGTAAATCCGTTGACCGACAGTGTCCCCTTTTTTAACCGGAGCATTTACTTTATCAGGAATCTGAAGCCTTGAAGTAACAGCATTCAGATTTGCTCCTGTTGTATCCAGATAAGTAAATTTCTTTTCATATTCAAGTGAGATGGATTCCTGTATACCACCGGTGACAGAGATTGGATCCAAAGAAGGCATATTTTCATCCGTATACATCTGACATTTTCCGAACCCATAATTTAATAAGGTAACAGCATCCTTGAACCTGGCTTTGGAGTCTTCAGCCCCCATAATAACTGCGATCAGACTGACACCATTTTTTTCAGCAGTTGCTGAAACACAGAACTTTGCCTTGCCGGTAGAGCCGGTTTTTAATCCGGTTGCATATTCATACTGACGGATCAGTTTATTGGTATTAGTTAATCCAAATTCAGACGAACCTTTTGAGGTTGTATGAGTGATATTTTCCATCCAGATCGTACAATAATTATGAATTTCCGGATATTTCAGGAGAAGTTCACGGGACATCAATGCAATATCACGGGCACTTGTTTCGTGACCTTCTGCATCCAGTCCGTTACAATTCACAAAATGAGTGTGTTTCATGCCGAGACCTTCTGCACGAAGATTCATCTGACGGACAAATTCCTCTTCATTTCCTGAAATATATTCAGCCATAGCAACACAGGCATCATTTGCACTGGCAACAGAAATACATTTGAGTAAAGTTTCTACGGTCTGCTTTTCTCCCGTTTCCAGGAAGACCTGCGAGCCGCCCATAGAAGAGGCATATTCAGAAGTTGTAACTTCATCCTCCAACTGAATTTTCCCTTCTGCAAGTGCATCAAAAATTAAAAGCATTGTCATGACTTTCGTGACACTTGCCGGTGGTCGTGCAGTATCCGCATCTTTTTCGTATAATACTGTACCCGTTGTCATTTCCATTAAAATTGCAGAAGGAGCAGTCACTTCTACTGCCGTATCCGAAGTTTGTTCTGTTCCCGGAGTAGTTGTTGTTTCTTCAGCCAGGACATTTGGAACCATTGAAAATTGCAGTGTCTGTATGCAGATCAGCATGACTGCCAACAGCTTCTTGATCGTTTTCATAAAGGATTTCCCCCAGAATCTCGTATGTTACTAATATAGTAGGGAGAATTTCAAAATATGCAGACAGAGTTTCATTGACTTTTGAAAATGACTAGCGTATATTAATCATGGAAAATAAATGGTTATAAGAAGGAGGTCCTTCATGAAGTCTCGCACTTATTATGAAATATTAGGTGTGTCCAGAGATGCGTCAATCGAGGAAATCACAATTGCAAAAAATGCATTGGCAAAAGTGTATCATCCAGATGCAAATGCACATAAAGATATAGATACAACCGCTTTTATGCAGGAAATACTTGAAGCATATCAGACATTATCTGATCCCGAAAAAAGAAAAGGTTATGATGTACAGCTTTTCGGGAATCCAGAACCAGTGGAACGGGTATTTAAGACATTCAAGCTTGAGCCGGAGGAAAAGACAGCGGAGTCTGTTTCTTTTGTTACCTACTGGAATGCATATAGCAGTCTGAATGAAATACTTGAAAAAAGTTTACAACTGATGAACCGCGAGGAAAAGAAAAAAAGTATGCCGAAGCGATTGCTCGGAAAGCTTGGACGGGCTGAACATGAAAATACATACCGCAATCGTCAGATCGCAAAAATGGCCAGGGAGGCAGTCCAATATATCACTTTACTGAAAATGGCAGAAATCCCGATGGAATTTTGGAATGACGAGGCTATGAACTGGGTACTGGTTCGGTGGGGACAGAAACCCGGAAATGATTACATTGCCTTATTCAACCGTTACCGGGTTCAGGTTGAGCAGATGAAATCTGCATCAGAAAAAAAGAAACTGCACAGTAAAAACCGGCAGTTTCATCACGATTTAAAAAAATTACTTTCTTATGCACTGGAAGGCTGATTGAAAATCAGGA
This region includes:
- a CDS encoding metallophosphoesterase; translation: MNIPMIIFLFILIAGGLLGLEIYRELHHFRVTHYTIESQKFKGFSRDLNLIFLSDLHNRVYGEKNEPLLQAIRNEKPDLILIGGDMLVGKEDASYDIALDFTSQLPQIAPVLYATGNHEQRMRENPEIYQASYADYRQQLKDRGVLFLENGSCRIEAGTVLLEISGVELPSASYKKLKKLPIRASDIAEYLHKDSVSVTEDSVYRILLAHNPAYMNAYKGWGADLILSGHLHGGVMRLPGIGGVITPQAFLFPKYSGEMTKEGEQTIIVSRGLGTHTINIRLFNQPEVVSICLKRSENKK
- a CDS encoding D-alanyl-D-alanine carboxypeptidase family protein, whose translation is MKTIKKLLAVMLICIQTLQFSMVPNVLAEETTTTPGTEQTSDTAVEVTAPSAILMEMTTGTVLYEKDADTARPPASVTKVMTMLLIFDALAEGKIQLEDEVTTSEYASSMGGSQVFLETGEKQTVETLLKCISVASANDACVAMAEYISGNEEEFVRQMNLRAEGLGMKHTHFVNCNGLDAEGHETSARDIALMSRELLLKYPEIHNYCTIWMENITHTTSKGSSEFGLTNTNKLIRQYEYATGLKTGSTGKAKFCVSATAEKNGVSLIAVIMGAEDSKARFKDAVTLLNYGFGKCQMYTDENMPSLDPISVTGGIQESISLEYEKKFTYLDTTGANLNAVTSRLQIPDKVNAPVKKGDTVGQRIYYLDEKEIGSVNLLAEETVKKAGFFDYLRKALYWIAL
- a CDS encoding J domain-containing protein; the encoded protein is MKSRTYYEILGVSRDASIEEITIAKNALAKVYHPDANAHKDIDTTAFMQEILEAYQTLSDPEKRKGYDVQLFGNPEPVERVFKTFKLEPEEKTAESVSFVTYWNAYSSLNEILEKSLQLMNREEKKKSMPKRLLGKLGRAEHENTYRNRQIAKMAREAVQYITLLKMAEIPMEFWNDEAMNWVLVRWGQKPGNDYIALFNRYRVQVEQMKSASEKKKLHSKNRQFHHDLKKLLSYALEG